The Candidatus Deferrimicrobiaceae bacterium genomic sequence GCCGATGAGGTAGACGCCGGCGGCGACCATGGTGGCGGCGTGGATCAACGCCGAGACGGGCGTCGGGCCTTCCATCGCGTCGGGCAGCCAGACGTGGAGCGGGAACTGCGCCGACTTCCCGACTGCGCCGCAAAACAGGGCAACGCCGGCCAGCGTCAGCATGGTGCCGCTCAGCTTGCCCGCCGCGACGCTCGCGAATATCTCGTCGTATCCGAACACGCCGGTGAAGGCGAACAGGATCAGGATGCCGGCGAGGAATCCGAAATCGCCCACCCGGTTGGTGATGAACGCCTTCTTGCTCGCATCGGACGCAGACTTTTTCTCGAACCAGAACCCGATGAGCAGGTAGGAGCACAGGCCGACCAGCTCCCAGAAGATGAACAGGAAGAAGATGCTTTCGGAAAGAACCAGCCCCAGCATCGAGAAAGAGAAGATCCCCAGATAAGCAAAGTAGCGATTGTATTTGGGATCGCCGTGCATGTATCCGACCGAGAACAGGTGCACCAGGGAGGAAACGAGCGTGACGACGACCAGCATGATGGCCGTGATGTTGTCGATCATGATGCCGACGTTGATATGGAAACGGTCGAGGATCGTCAGCCACGGATACGTGAAATGGTACTTGAAGCCGGGGTTGAACCCCTGGATGATGACTTCGTTGAAAATGCCGAGCGCCATGACCAGCGCGGAGAAGATGGTCAGCAGCGAGACCCAGTCACCCTTGCGCGGCAGCCGCTTGCCGAAGAAGATATTGATAAAAAACGACGACAGCGGCAGGAACGGGATGATCCAGGCGTATTTCAGAAAGAAGTTGGTTTCGTTCAACAGAGCACCCTCTTGAAGTCGGCGGTAGCTGCGTCAGTTCTTGAGCGAATCGGAAATGTCGACCTCGACCGAACCGACCGAGGCGAACATCCGGAGGAAGATCGCGAGCGCGACGGCGGATTCGGCCGCGGCGATGACGATCACGAAAATGGCCAGGATCTGCCCGCCCATCACCGTTCCCAGGTAATGCGAAAAAGCGACAAGATTGATGTTTGCGGCGTTGAGGATCAATTCGACCCCCATGAGCAGCGCAACACCGTTGCGCCGGGTCATGATCGTGTAGAGTCCGCAGCAGAAGAGCGCGGCGCTGACGACCAGGAACTTGTCGAGGGCCATTAGTTGCCTTCCTCCATATCGGGCTTGCCGCCCTGTTTCGGAGCGTCGGGGCGCGACAGCAACGCGGCGCCGATCAGGGCAGCGAGGAGGAGTACCGAGACGACCTCGAACGGGAGCAGGTATTTCGTCATGAGCAACCGGCCGATCGATGCGGTCGTCGGGGCATACTCGACGCCCTGCTTGACGGCCCACGGGGTGGTGACCGCGGTGTGCGACAGGAGGCCGAACAGCGCAAGACAGATGAGAAAAGCGGGAATCCGGAAGTGGGTCGGATTCGACAGCTTGACGTCGGAGATGCGGTTGGACAGGAACACCGCGAACAGGATCAGGACCAGGATGGCGCCGACGTAGACCAGCATCTGGGTCGCGGCAAGGAAGTCGGCGGAGGCAAGGACGTAGAGCCCGGCGACGCCCATGAACGTGAACAGCAAGCCCACGGCGGAATAGACGATGTTGGAGTTGCCCGCGACGATGAGCGCCGAGACGACGATCATCACCGAAAAGAGGACGAAAACGAGATCGGCCATTACTTTTTCTCCGTATCGGCGGGCGGAGCCGCCGGCTTCGGCTGCGCTTCGACTGCCTTCGCTTCCGTCGCCGCCTTCGCCGCAGCCTCGGCAACCGCCTTCGCCACGCGCTGCCGGATCACCGCGGCGTCTTCGTGGATGAAGTGCAACACCATCTCGTCGCGTCTCTGCATGGCTCTTTCGAACCCGTGGGAGTGGGTAAGCGACTTGACGGGGCAGACCTCGACGCACAGCCCGCAGTACATGCAGCGGCCGATGTTGATGTCGTAGGAGACCAGCACCATCTTCTTGTCGGCACCGCGCACCGCCTCGAGCGAGATGCAGTCGACCGGGCAAATCTTGACGCACATGTTGCACGAGATGCAGGTGTTGATGTCGTTCTGGAGGAAGCCCCGGGAGCGTTCGAAGATCGGCGCGCGCTGCTCGGGATACTGGATCGTGACCTCTTCCTTGACGTCGATCCCGACCCGCCCGGTGATGCGCATCCCCTTGGCCGTGGTGCTCACGGCCTCCCAGATGTCGTTGATGTAGGATTTCATGCTCATATTTTTCTCATCCGAAGATCGAGGCGATCAGCTGCGGGATGCCCTTGCCCTTGAAGATCAGCACCCACGCGGAAACGCCCAGGAAGTTGAAGAACGTCAGCGGGACCAGGTATTTCCAGGACATGCGCATCAGCTGGTCGACGCGGATGCGGGGAAGCGTCCAGCGGACCCAGATGATGACGCAGACAAGGGCGAGCGCCTTGGCCATGAAAACGGCGAGAGACAACAGGTTGGCCCAGACCGCCGGGAGCGCAGCCGCATTGATGAAGGGGATCTGCCATCCCCCCAGAAAACAGGCGGTGGCCAGCGCCGAGACCACGAAGACGTCGGCGTACTCGGCCATGAAGTAGATGCCGAAGCGAATGCCGGAATACTCGGTGCTGTAGCCGGCGACCAGCTCGGACTCGGCCTCGGGAAGGTCGAACGGCGCGCGGTTCGTCTCGGCCAGCGCGGCGGTCAGGTAGAGGAAGAAGGAAAAGAAGCTGAAAGGGTTGTGAAACAGGTTCCAGCCGAAGATGCCGAGCAGCCCGCCCTGGGACTTGATGATGTCCTGCGTGGAGAGTGACCCGGCGATGAGCACCGCGGGGATGAGCGCCATGCCGACCGGAATCTCGTAAGAGACGATCTGGGCCGCGGCGCGCATGCCGCCGAGCATGGACCACTTGTTGTTGGAGGCCCAGCCGGTGATCAGGATGCCGATCGCGACCAGTGATGTGACCGCCATCACGTAGTAGATGCCGATATTGAGGTCGGCCGCAACGAGCGAGTAGCCGAACGGGACGACGACGAATGCAGCGAACGACCCCACGAAAACCAGGTAGGGTGCCAGCCTGAACAGGTGATGGTCGGCGGCGGCCGGGATGACGTCTTCCTTGAGGATCAGTTTGACGCCGTCCGCGAGGAACTGGAGGAGGCCGATGGGGCCGACCCGGTTGGGGCCGATGCGGCCTTGGACGTCGGCCGCGATCTTCCGTTCGAGGTAGGTCCCGAAGCCGGCGAACACCATCGCGAAGTTCAGGATGATGAATGCGACGATCCCGATGAGCAGGAGCGTCACCGCCCAAGGGGCCACGGCGAGCGCGGGCACCTTCTGGATGATAAGTGCGGTGAGCTGTTCCATGTTAGCGATCAATCTCCGGAAGAATGATGTCGAAGCTGCCGATGACCGCCACGATGTCGGCGATCATGAGCCCCCTGGTAACCTTCTCGAAAATGTTCATCGTGACGAAGGAGCCGGTTCGGATCTGGACGCGGTAGGGATTGGCCGATCCGTCGCTGATGATGTAGAAGCCGGTTTCGCCGCGGGGATTCTCGGCGCGGAAGTAGACCTCGCCCGGCGCCGGCTTGAACACGCGCGGGACCTTGGCCATGACGGGTCCCTCGGGGATCATCTCGAGGGCTTGACGGAGGATCTTGATGCTTTCGCGCATCTCGTCGATCCGGACCATGTACCGGTCGAAGCAATCGCCGAGCTGCCCCTTCTCTCCGCGTCCGACGCAGACATTGAAGTCGAACTTCGGGTAGACGGAGTAGGGCTCGTCCTTGCGCAGGTCGAACGGAACGCCGGATCCGCGCAGGTTGGGCCCGGTCAGGCCGTAGGCAATGCAATCCTCCGGGGAAATCGCCGCGACGTTGGCGAGCCGGTGGACGAAAATCTTGTTGTAGGAGATGAGCTCGTTGTACATGGGGATCTTCGGCTCGAAATAGTCGAGGAAGTCCTTGACCTTGCCGAGCCAGCCGTCGGGGAGGTCGGCGGAGACGCCGCCGATCCGGCAGTAGTTGTAGGTGAGCCGGTTGCCGCACAGCTCCTCGAACAGGTCGTTGACCCGCTCGCGCTCGCGGATGGCGTAGAGGAACGGCGTAAACGCACCCATGTCGGCCGTGAACGAGCCGAAGGAGATGAGGTGCGAGGAGATCCGGTTAAGCTCGCAGACGATGACGCGGATGAACTCGGCGCGCTCGGGAACCTCGATGCCGGCCAGCTTCTCGACCGCCCAGCTGTAGGCGGCGTTGCAGTTCATCGAGGCCAGGTAGTCGAGCCGGTCGGTGTAGGGCATGAACGAGCCGTAGACGTTGCGCTCGGCGATCTTGGAGAGGCCGCGGTGGAGATAGCCGATGTCGGGGCGGGCGTTGACCACGACCTCGCCGTCGGTGCGCAGGATCACCCGCAGCACTCCGTGCGTGGACGGGTGCTGGGGACCCATGTTGAGAAGCATTTCCTGGGTCGGAAGCGCCTGCCGTTCGGTGGTCTCGATCATACCTTCACCCCGTGGTACGACTCGGGATAGACGTAATCCTTGCGAAGCGGGTGCCCCGGCCAGTCTTCGGGGAGCAGGATGCGTCGCAGGTCGATCGACCCGATGAAGTGGATGCCGAACATGTCGTAGGCTTCGCGCTCCATGAAATTGGCCGTGGGCCAGACCGAGTCGACGCTGTCGAGACGGGGCTCTTCCTTGGGAAGGAGCACCTTGACGCCGATCTTGTGCCGGAGCGACATGGAGTGCAGGTGGTAGGCGACGGCCAGATTCTCCTTGTAGTCGACGCCGGAGAGGCACATGAGCGCGTCGAACTTCATCGAAGGATCGTCGCGGAGGAAACGGGCGATCGACAGAATCGCTGCGGGCGATACGACCACGAACGCGGGATCGAACCCCGCGTCCTGGAGTTCGATCACGGCGTCGCCGAAACGGGATTTGAGCGACTGGAAGATGGCTTTCGCGTCCAAGTGGATATCCTTTTTCAGGCCGACTTGCCGAAATTTTTGCGCTGGTCGATCAATTTCTGGAGGCGGATGATGCCGTCGATGAGCGCCTCTGGCCGTGGCGGGCAGCCGGGCACGTAGACGTCGACGGGCACGATCTGGTCGACGCCCTTGACCACGCAGTAGGAGTCCCGGTAGAAAGGGCCGCCCGTGTTTGCGCAGGAGCCCATGGAAATGACGTACTTGGGCTCGGGCATCTGATCGTAGAGCAGCTTGACGCGCTCGGCCATCTTGTGGGTGATCGTGCCGGCGACGAGCAGCAGGTCGGCCTGGCGCGGGGAAGTGCGGAAGACGGAGCCGAACCGGTCGAGGTCGTAGCGCGAAGCGCCCGTCTGCATGAGCTCGATGCCGCAGCATGCGGTCGCGAACAGCAGATACCAGAGGGAGGAACGGCGCCCCCAGTTGATCAGCTTGTCGGCGCTGCCGACCATGACGACGCCTTCGGGCGCCATGGGGGCGTTGGCCGAAAGGACGGGATCGTTACTCATGAGTTGGCCTTCCTGGCCTTGGCGCCCTGGAGGGAACGGACCCATTCGAGGTCGCCCTCCTTCCAGAGGTACGCGAGGCCCGAGATCAGGATGACGATGAAGATCAACGCTTCCACGAAAACGAGGCCGCCCTGCCCCTCGAGAATGAATTGCTTGAAGATGACCGCCCACGGGTAGAGCAGCGCTACTTCGACGTCGAACACGACGAAGACGAGGGCAAGGACGTAGAAGCGGATGTTGAACTGGACCCAGGAGCTGCCGATCGTGGGCTCGCCGCACTCGTAGGTGGTGAGCTTCGCGGCGCTCTGGTCGCGGGGCTGGAGCAGGCGCGAGCCGCCCACCATGACGAAAACCGTCAGGGCGCCGAGCAACATGAACACGAAGACTGATGCAAATTGAGTCAGCATTTGGACACTTCCCGATTCCTTCGAAATGTATTCGGGCGATCCCCGGGCGCCGGATCAGTCGGTTGGCAACGCGGGGAATGATCACCACTTGTCGGGGGTTCGGTATGTTCGAAAACTGTTGATTCATAACTCGCGGATAGGGACCTGTCAACCAAAAAATGATTTCATCCAGTCGCCGCCCGCGATTCCGGATCGGCAACGAACGCATCGATGCAGCCCGAAAATGGGGTACATTAGGCGCATGCGACCCTTCGATTTCCTGAGATCCCGGAACGAGACAACCTCAGGTACTTCCGTCCCGCCCGCGCAGGACCGGCCGGCGCCCGGCGACCACGGGAACGGGGAGACGAAGCGCTCCCTCCTGCTCGCGCCACCCGCCTCGGTGACGATCAGCCTCTCCGTGCTCGCCGTGCTGGGAGTGCTCGGGCTTCTCCACTACGCGGCGTCGGTCTTCATCACGATCTTTTCCTCGATCCTGATCGCCATCGCGCTCGAACCTCCGGTCCGGGCGCTCCACCTCCGGCTCAGGCTGCCCCGTCACGTCGGCAGCATGATCGTCGTCTTCCTGGCCGTCGGATCGCTCTACGGCATCCTTTACTTCGCCTATACGGGGGCACAGGGCTTCCTGACCGACCTCCCCGCGCTGGCCGACAAGATCCGGACCGCGCCGATCATCGAGTCCGCCACGGAGCGGATGCACGGGTTCGAGCGGGGGCTGGATGCGTTCAAGAAGGGATTGGTTCCGCCGGTGGCCCCGGTCGGAAAATCGCCCCAGGTCATCGTCAGCCAGGACAACTCGTTCATGGAAAAGCTGTTCAGCGGGCTGGGCTCGATCACCTCGGTCGTATTTTCTCTCAGCTTCATCCCCTTCCTGGTGTATTTCATCCTGGCCGAGAAAGATTCGCTGACGCGGCGGACGCTGGCGCTGTTCCCCGACCGCGAGGCGCGGATGCGCGCGCTTCTGACCGAGATCGAGGAAATGATGCAGACGTTCCTCGTCGGCAACGCGATCATCGCGGCGATCCTGAGCAGCCTGACGATCCTCCTGTTCTGGGCGGCCGGACTCCCCTACTGGCTCGTTCTGGGCGCCCTGAGCGGCATCATGAGCACCGTCCCGTACCTTGGGCTGGTGCTGGCGATGGTCCCGGCGCTGATCGTGGGGCTCGTCTCCTTCGACTCCGGGCTGCCGCTGCTGGCCATCGTGGCGGGCGTGACCACGTTCCACCTCCTGGCCGCGAACTACCTGATCCCCCGGCTGGTCGGCGGGCGGACGCACCTGAACGCCGTCTCCTCGACGCTCGCCATCCTCTTCTTCGGCTGGATGTGGGGGGGGATGGGACTCCTCCTCGCGATTCCGATCGCCTCGGTCCTGCGCAGCGTGCTCGAAAGCAATCCGGGGACGCAGCCGCTCGGACAGTGGCTGGGCGATTGAAAAACGTGTACAATTCGCCAATTCACCCAGGAGGCAATCCCGTGGCCCGTTTGAAGATCGCGATGTCCAAGAAGTTGTTCGCAGCGGCCCAGTCCGTCATCCCCGGCGGCGTCAATTCGCCCGTCCGCGCGTTCCGTTCCGTGGGCGGCACGCCGCTCTTCATCGAGAAGGCCAAGGGGGCGACCGTCACGGACGTCGACGGCAACACTTTTATCGACTACGTCTCGTCGTGGGGCCCCATGATCCTGGGACATGCGAACCCGAAGGTGCTCGCGGCCATCAAGACCGCGGCCGTCAAGGGCACGAGCTACGGCGCCCCGACCGAGGGCGAGACCACGCTGGCCCACCTGATCCGCAAGGCGATGCCCTCCATCCAGAAGGTGCGGCTGGTCTCCTCCGGCACCGAGGCGGCGATGAGCGCCATCCGGCTCGCGCGCGGATTCACCGGTCGCGACGGCATCCTCAAGTTCGAGGGCTGCTACCACGGGCATGCCGACTCGATGCTGGTCAAGGCCGGCTCCGGCGTCATCACTTTCGGGGCGCCCGACTCCCCCGGCGTGCCGGCCGACCTCGCGAAGCACACCCTCACCGTCCCCTTCAACGACCTCGACGCCGTCAAGGCCGTGTTCGCCAAAAACAAGGGGAAGATCGCGGCACTGATCGTCGAGGCGATTCCCGCCAACATGGGCGTCATCATCCCGCAGCCCGGCTTCCTCGAAGCACTGCGCGAGATCACGAAGAAGGAAGGCGCGCTGCTGATCTTCGACGAGGTGATCACCGGCTTCCGCGTCGCGTTCGGCGGCGCACAGGAGCTGTTCGGCATCACGCCCGACCTGACGGTTCTCGGGAAGATCATCGGCGGCGGGCTGCCCGTGGGCGCCTTCGGCGGCCGCAAGGACATCATGGACGCGCTTTCCCCGATCGGCCCCGTCTACCAGGCCGGAACCCTCTCGGGGAATCCGCTTGCGGTCGCGGCCGGCATCGCCTGCCTGACCGAGCTTTCGCAGAAGGGGATCTACCAGCTTCTCAACGACAAGGCCGATTATCTGGCCGGGAAGCTGGCGGCCGTGCTGCGCGAATCCGGCGTGCCGACCTACACCAACCGCGCGGGATCGCTGTGGACCACCTTCTTCCAGAAGGGGCCGGTCACCGACTACGCCAGCGCCAAGAAGAGCGACGCGGCCAAATACGGGAAGTATTTCCACGGCCTGCTCGAGCAGGGCGTCTACGTCGCCCCGTCGCAGTTCGAGGCCGGGTTCGTCTCGCTCGCCCACACCAAGGCGCAGCTCGACGCGACCGCCGAAGCGGTCAAGACCGTGCTCAAGAAGCTGAAGTAGGCCCGCCTTTCGGGTTGACCCGGCGGCGGCGGATGTGATAAAAAATGTTCGTTTAACCGCCATGACCGATAAAGACGACCGGAGATCTTTTTACCGCGAACTGGGACGCTACGGCGCTCTCGGGATCGAAATGTCCATCTCGGTGGTCATCGGAATGGGCATCGGCTGGTACCTCGACCGATGGCTCGGCACCGCGCCATGGCTCATGGTGGTCTGGATCGGCTTCGGCTTCGCCGCGGGCGTCCGCAGCCTCTACCGGGCAGCAATCCGGGCGCAGCGCGAGGCCGACGAGGCCGACAAGAAGGATGTGAAACCCGGTGGTGACTGATGGGGGGAAACCGGGCTCCGAAGGGCCGCCGCCCGAACCGGTGGCAGGCGAGTCGCCCGCAAGCGCGGCGCTCTCGCTCCGGCCCGTCGAGCTCAAAATCTTTCTCAGCGCAGCGGTCATCCTGGGGCTGATCGCCCTGCTCGGAAGATACAAGATGCTCCCGGGCGCCCTGTGCGGCGCCGCCATCGCCTGCGGAAACTTCTTCCTCATGAGGAAGATCCTCGAAAAGGCGTTTACGGCGGGCGGAACGCTCGGCAAGGGGTTTGCCGTCCGGTACATCCTCAAGTTTCTCGGCCTGGTCGCGCTGGTCTTCCTCGTGATCCGGTCGGGGTGGTTCGATGCTGCGGGTTTCCTGCTCGGCCTGTCCGCCCTGTTCCTCGGCATCCTGCTCGAGGGACTGTCGCGGGCGATCGAAGCAAAGAATTAGCTTTCTCTAGAAGGGGGTTGGCAATGCGGAAATGGCTCTGGGGAATCACGGCGACCGCGCTGTTGCTGCCGGCGACCGCGATGGCGGCGGAACACGGGTTTACCTGGTTCCAGCTGCTGCCCGAAGGTGGACATCTCGCCCCGATCTACGCCTCCGTCACGATCGCCGTCCTGCTTGTGATTCTCTCGGTGCTCGTGGTCCGGTCGAAATCGACCGACGAGATGGTCATCCCCGACCCGAACTTCACGCTGCGCAACTTCCTCGAGCTGATCCTCTCCTTCCTCGTCGGCATCGCCGAAGACATCCTGGGGCACCACGCGAAGAAATACATGCCGCTGCTCGGCTCCTGCTTCATCTTCATCCTGTTCATGAACCTGCTGGGGCTCATCCCCGGCTTCCTGCCGCCGACCGACAAGATGAACATCACCGTCGGGCTGGCGCTCGTCATCTTCCTGTCGACCCACTTCTTCGGCGTCAAGGAAAACGGTCTCGCCTATTTCAAGCATTTTCTCGGGCCCGTCTGGTGGCTCGGCTGGCTCTTCCTGCCGATCGAGATCATCTCGCACCTGGCCCGACCGATGTCGCTCTCGCTGCGTCTTTTCGGCAACATCAGCGGCGACCACGCCGTCGTCACCGGCTTCATGGCGCTGGTCCCCTTCGTTGTCCCCTCGATCTTCATGGGACTCGGTCTCTTCGTCGCGTTCATGCAGGCCTTCGTCTTCACCATCCTGTCCATGATCTACATCGCGGGCGCGGTGGTGCACGAAGAGGAGCACTAGTCGCAAAGGCTTTTTGTCCGGCTCCACCCTGGCGGGCGGGCGGAACCACCCGTCGGGCAAAACATACAAGGGGGTACACCCAATGTTCCGCAAAACCTTTCTCTTTTTCCTGACGTCGCTGGCACTTGTGCTGGCGGCTTCCGTGGCCTTCGCTGAAGGCGCCGCTCCCGCCGCTGCGGGCGCCGGCGACAGCTCCGTCAAGATGGTGATCGCTCTCGCTGCCGGCTTCGGCATCGCGATCGCCTCGTTCGGCGGTGCAATCGGCCAGGCCAAGGCGATCGCAGCGGGTCTGGAGGGAATTGCCCGCAATCCTTCCGCCCAGAACAAGATCTTCATCCCGATGATCGTCGGTCTCGCGCTGATCGAGTCCCTCGTCATCTACACCCTGGTCATCGCGTTCGTCCTCGTCGGCAAGCTCTAAGACAAAGACGAAAAACCAGGGTCCGAAGATCCGGACCGAAAGAAAAGGCCCTCCCGGAAACGGGGGGGCCTTTTTTGCGTTTTGCCGGACAGGGTTATAATGTCGGCATCCAACCCAACCGGAGGGGCCGGCGTGCCTAAGATCGATCCGCTCGTCTTTACCGCGAAATTTCCCCATCGATGCGACCTCGCCGCCTGCGGCAGCAAGTGCTGCGCGCACGGCGTCTGGACCGACCGCGAGGAGTCCCGCGAAATCCTCGCCCACCAGGAACTGTTCAAGCCGTGGGTGCGGCCCGAGGCGGCCGACCCGGTGTGCTGGTTCGGGGTATCCGAGCCCGACGAGGATTGCCCCAGCGGCGTTGCGGTCGAGACGCAGGCGATCGGCGGGGCGTGCGCCCTGTTCCACCCCGACCACGGATGCGCGATCCAAAAAGGGGCGATCGAGGCGGGCTTCGACGGCTGGCGCTTCAAGCCGCGCTTCTGCATCATGTTCCCGCTCGTCGTCACGGGCGGCCTTCTCACCGTCGATGAGGATATGAAGATGCTTTGGTGCATGCAGCCCGAGAACCGCACGCGCCCGATTCTTTCCGCCGTCGAAGCCGAGGTTCGGAAACTGTTCGAACCGCACGTCGTGGAGAAGCTGCTGGGGAAGGGGCCATGAACTTCCGGTGCTTTAGGCCGCTTTCCCGAGGCGTAGGTTGGCGCGTGGCTCCCCGGCTAAGCGCCACGCGGGGGCTCCCTTCCCGGGGGACGACTTGCCGGCCCTTCCATGGACCGCCTGCGTCTCCCTGAGGCGATTCTCCGGCATCCATGCCTCCCGGATCGCCTCAGAGGCCCCCGTCCAGGGACCCCCGCTTGGGCGTACGCCGGGGAGCGTGAGGCCGCGGTGTCCGTAAACCGATCCGGGGCCTGGTGCCGAAAGGAGCTTTTTTTTTCCGAAACACCGCGCCTACGCAATACCCCGGCGTGCGCAGCGGCTCCGGGCACATTTCGCGTGCATCTTGACGCGGGTCAAGGTCATCCCACACGCGACGGGTTATCCTGCCGTCATCATGTCGTTCAATTTCAACCGAAATGAAAAACGAGGAGGATGACGATGGGCATGTTCTGTAACCAGTGCGAACAGGCGAAGGGCGGGACGGGATGCGACCTTGTGGGCGTCTGCGGGAAGAAGCCGGACGTCGCGGCGCTCCAGGACCTGCTGCTCTTTGCGCTCAAGGGCATCTCGATCTATGCCGACAAGGCACGTTCGTTCGGGGCGCGCGACGAAGCGATCGACCTGTTCGTCATCGAGGGACTCTTCACCATGGTGACCAACGTCAACTTCGACCCGGAGCGGATCGAGTTGGTGATCCGCAAGGCCTTCGAGATGAAGGAAAAAGCGAAGCAGATCTACGTCGAGGCCGCAACGGCCAAGATGGGCGCCGCTCCGCCTCCAAGCCGCATCGATGCCGCCAACTGGGTCCCTGCCGACGACCTTGCCGGGCTGATCGCCCAGGGTGAGCAGCACGGGATCAACACCCAGAACGCAGATCC encodes the following:
- a CDS encoding NADH-quinone oxidoreductase subunit I — its product is MSMKSYINDIWEAVSTTAKGMRITGRVGIDVKEEVTIQYPEQRAPIFERSRGFLQNDINTCISCNMCVKICPVDCISLEAVRGADKKMVLVSYDINIGRCMYCGLCVEVCPVKSLTHSHGFERAMQRRDEMVLHFIHEDAAVIRQRVAKAVAEAAAKAATEAKAVEAQPKPAAPPADTEKK
- the atpB gene encoding F0F1 ATP synthase subunit A, yielding MRKWLWGITATALLLPATAMAAEHGFTWFQLLPEGGHLAPIYASVTIAVLLVILSVLVVRSKSTDEMVIPDPNFTLRNFLELILSFLVGIAEDILGHHAKKYMPLLGSCFIFILFMNLLGLIPGFLPPTDKMNITVGLALVIFLSTHFFGVKENGLAYFKHFLGPVWWLGWLFLPIEIISHLARPMSLSLRLFGNISGDHAVVTGFMALVPFVVPSIFMGLGLFVAFMQAFVFTILSMIYIAGAVVHEEEH
- a CDS encoding NADH-quinone oxidoreductase subunit J, whose protein sequence is MADLVFVLFSVMIVVSALIVAGNSNIVYSAVGLLFTFMGVAGLYVLASADFLAATQMLVYVGAILVLILFAVFLSNRISDVKLSNPTHFRIPAFLICLALFGLLSHTAVTTPWAVKQGVEYAPTTASIGRLLMTKYLLPFEVVSVLLLAALIGAALLSRPDAPKQGGKPDMEEGN
- a CDS encoding NADH-quinone oxidoreductase subunit B family protein, whose product is MSNDPVLSANAPMAPEGVVMVGSADKLINWGRRSSLWYLLFATACCGIELMQTGASRYDLDRFGSVFRTSPRQADLLLVAGTITHKMAERVKLLYDQMPEPKYVISMGSCANTGGPFYRDSYCVVKGVDQIVPVDVYVPGCPPRPEALIDGIIRLQKLIDQRKNFGKSA
- a CDS encoding ATP synthase subunit I: MVTDGGKPGSEGPPPEPVAGESPASAALSLRPVELKIFLSAAVILGLIALLGRYKMLPGALCGAAIACGNFFLMRKILEKAFTAGGTLGKGFAVRYILKFLGLVALVFLVIRSGWFDAAGFLLGLSALFLGILLEGLSRAIEAKN
- the nuoH gene encoding NADH-quinone oxidoreductase subunit NuoH; the encoded protein is MEQLTALIIQKVPALAVAPWAVTLLLIGIVAFIILNFAMVFAGFGTYLERKIAADVQGRIGPNRVGPIGLLQFLADGVKLILKEDVIPAAADHHLFRLAPYLVFVGSFAAFVVVPFGYSLVAADLNIGIYYVMAVTSLVAIGILITGWASNNKWSMLGGMRAAAQIVSYEIPVGMALIPAVLIAGSLSTQDIIKSQGGLLGIFGWNLFHNPFSFFSFFLYLTAALAETNRAPFDLPEAESELVAGYSTEYSGIRFGIYFMAEYADVFVVSALATACFLGGWQIPFINAAALPAVWANLLSLAVFMAKALALVCVIIWVRWTLPRIRVDQLMRMSWKYLVPLTFFNFLGVSAWVLIFKGKGIPQLIASIFG
- a CDS encoding NADH-quinone oxidoreductase subunit C: MDAKAIFQSLKSRFGDAVIELQDAGFDPAFVVVSPAAILSIARFLRDDPSMKFDALMCLSGVDYKENLAVAYHLHSMSLRHKIGVKVLLPKEEPRLDSVDSVWPTANFMEREAYDMFGIHFIGSIDLRRILLPEDWPGHPLRKDYVYPESYHGVKV
- a CDS encoding AI-2E family transporter — translated: MRPFDFLRSRNETTSGTSVPPAQDRPAPGDHGNGETKRSLLLAPPASVTISLSVLAVLGVLGLLHYAASVFITIFSSILIAIALEPPVRALHLRLRLPRHVGSMIVVFLAVGSLYGILYFAYTGAQGFLTDLPALADKIRTAPIIESATERMHGFERGLDAFKKGLVPPVAPVGKSPQVIVSQDNSFMEKLFSGLGSITSVVFSLSFIPFLVYFILAEKDSLTRRTLALFPDREARMRALLTEIEEMMQTFLVGNAIIAAILSSLTILLFWAAGLPYWLVLGALSGIMSTVPYLGLVLAMVPALIVGLVSFDSGLPLLAIVAGVTTFHLLAANYLIPRLVGGRTHLNAVSSTLAILFFGWMWGGMGLLLAIPIASVLRSVLESNPGTQPLGQWLGD
- the hemL gene encoding glutamate-1-semialdehyde 2,1-aminomutase, giving the protein MARLKIAMSKKLFAAAQSVIPGGVNSPVRAFRSVGGTPLFIEKAKGATVTDVDGNTFIDYVSSWGPMILGHANPKVLAAIKTAAVKGTSYGAPTEGETTLAHLIRKAMPSIQKVRLVSSGTEAAMSAIRLARGFTGRDGILKFEGCYHGHADSMLVKAGSGVITFGAPDSPGVPADLAKHTLTVPFNDLDAVKAVFAKNKGKIAALIVEAIPANMGVIIPQPGFLEALREITKKEGALLIFDEVITGFRVAFGGAQELFGITPDLTVLGKIIGGGLPVGAFGGRKDIMDALSPIGPVYQAGTLSGNPLAVAAGIACLTELSQKGIYQLLNDKADYLAGKLAAVLRESGVPTYTNRAGSLWTTFFQKGPVTDYASAKKSDAAKYGKYFHGLLEQGVYVAPSQFEAGFVSLAHTKAQLDATAEAVKTVLKKLK
- a CDS encoding AtpZ/AtpI family protein translates to MTDKDDRRSFYRELGRYGALGIEMSISVVIGMGIGWYLDRWLGTAPWLMVVWIGFGFAAGVRSLYRAAIRAQREADEADKKDVKPGGD
- the nuoK gene encoding NADH-quinone oxidoreductase subunit NuoK, with protein sequence MALDKFLVVSAALFCCGLYTIMTRRNGVALLMGVELILNAANINLVAFSHYLGTVMGGQILAIFVIVIAAAESAVALAIFLRMFASVGSVEVDISDSLKN
- a CDS encoding NADH-quinone oxidoreductase subunit A, with translation MLTQFASVFVFMLLGALTVFVMVGGSRLLQPRDQSAAKLTTYECGEPTIGSSWVQFNIRFYVLALVFVVFDVEVALLYPWAVIFKQFILEGQGGLVFVEALIFIVILISGLAYLWKEGDLEWVRSLQGAKARKANS
- a CDS encoding NADH-quinone oxidoreductase subunit D; the protein is MIETTERQALPTQEMLLNMGPQHPSTHGVLRVILRTDGEVVVNARPDIGYLHRGLSKIAERNVYGSFMPYTDRLDYLASMNCNAAYSWAVEKLAGIEVPERAEFIRVIVCELNRISSHLISFGSFTADMGAFTPFLYAIRERERVNDLFEELCGNRLTYNYCRIGGVSADLPDGWLGKVKDFLDYFEPKIPMYNELISYNKIFVHRLANVAAISPEDCIAYGLTGPNLRGSGVPFDLRKDEPYSVYPKFDFNVCVGRGEKGQLGDCFDRYMVRIDEMRESIKILRQALEMIPEGPVMAKVPRVFKPAPGEVYFRAENPRGETGFYIISDGSANPYRVQIRTGSFVTMNIFEKVTRGLMIADIVAVIGSFDIILPEIDR